In Papaver somniferum cultivar HN1 chromosome 1, ASM357369v1, whole genome shotgun sequence, a genomic segment contains:
- the LOC113353159 gene encoding uncharacterized protein LOC113353159, with translation MDCETPCSFKFADDKIIESTPAKLAGIFCMQRIGSRKGQKLLKYYCPSDLTDNVLYSKYFTDIKSTKHQTTVTKTNILEKIKQLMAKRRKSGKRKKVDEKDLVCLIGLYLCCVLFFGDKNANGVNAKYLSIVETYDTVLKVSWPDLIHEHLFEEIHTNLSCLSNVKACVQYLLLLFAEHTPAGLIPKVENHEEDIPRVGRWDIYQISDYIWKTDMTQFSPTPSFVAEFSQLEKQLGISTVVPSKDDLQSWLKAQTIENSHLKEQLQEKQAMLKAVYAIAREGISEGDLSGTAEFKVHKFSCQIMQAMGIDPYKVTQEEFMQHEDDVHGGTEHGATEHEEEELQLVETEQQGDGSTEQEKEKDDAETSFHEEFPCMSLAAGNTPTILQAQTAAEGHKRPLRTYSSSMKSVTTCKTPPKKRPVAKQKPTPTNNVDEEQKKDVEETPVTDEAQKKAADGGVVDGAGDDVAAKAVGDDVTAKVNEDTPATVGDGLVMTAPTQPTPGTFDDSSASTQFEDSMVITATTPQTQPDNAQTYRLVQLGANPDDMTNVEVSEMIDEIVSNINKTEHGPAVTENAEPTSTATTQENVFSLGLEKTPKPAGELLKEAANAIRERQPSFIQQRRHYLDGTQRRW, from the exons atggattgtgagacaccatgttcattcaAGTTTGCTGATGATAAGATTATAGAGTCTACACCGGCAAAGCTGGCTGGTATATTTTGCATGCAGAGGATTGGAAGCAGAAAGGGTCAGAAGCTGTTAAAGTACTATTGTCCTAGTGATTTGACTGACAATGTTTTATACAGCAAATACTTCACCGATATCAAATCTACAAAGCATCAGACGACGGTGACTAAGACaaacattttagagaagataaaacaacttatggcaaaaaggagaaaaagtgggaaaagaaagaaagttgatgaAAAGGATCTAGTTTGCCTGATAGGTCTTTATCTTTGCTGTGTATTGTTTTTTGGCGACAAAAATGCCAATGGAGTGAACGCGAAATATCTTAGTATCGTTGAAACTTATGATACGGTGCTCAAGGTGTCGTGGCCTGATTTAATACACGAGCACTTGTTTGAAGAGATTCATACTAATCTTAGTTGTTTGTCAAATGTGAAGGCTTGTGTGCAATACCTACTG ttaTTGTTTGCTGAACACACGCCAGCAGGATTAATCCCGAAAGTTGAGAACCACGAGGAAGATATCCCGAGGGTTGGGAGATGGGATATATACCAGATTTCTGATTACATTTGGAAAACAGACATGACACAGTTTTCG ccaactcctagctttgtggctgagttttcacagcttgagaAGCAGCTGGGTATATCAACCGTGGTACCCAGCAAGGACGACCTGCAAAGTTGGCTGAAAGCGCAAACTATTGAGAATAGCCATCTGAAAGAGCAACTGCAAGAAAAGCAAGCAATGCTTAAAGCAGTGTATGCAATTGCAAGAGAAGGGATATCAGAAGGGGACCTTTCAGGAACAGCGGAATTCAAGGTtcacaaatttagttgccaaattatgcaagcaatgggtattgatccttacaaagtgacccaggaagagtttatgcaacatgaagatgatgtacatggaggtactgagcatggagctactgagcatgaagaagaagagttacaatTAGTTGAGACAGAGCAACAAGGAGATGGAAGTACtgagcaagagaaagagaaagatgacgcggaaacttccttccatgaagaat ttccatgtatgagccttgcagctggaaatacgccaacaattctgcaagctcaaactgctgcagaggGGCACAAAAGACCACTCAGGACATATAGTTCGAGTATGAAGAGTGTGACAACTTGCaagactccaccaaagaaaaggCCTGTCGCAAAGCAAAAGCCCACTCCTACAAATAATGTTgatgaggagcagaagaaagatgTTGAAGAGACACCTGTTACGGATGAGGCACAGAAGAAAGCTGCAGATGGTGGAGTTGTGGATGGGGCAGGTGATGATGTAGCTGCAAAAGCCGTAGGTGATGATGTTACTGCAAAAGTCAATGAGGATACACCTGCAACTGTTGGTGACGGTTTGGTTATGACTGCTCCAACTCAGCCAACTCCTGGAACTTTTGATGACAGTTCTGCTTCAACACAGTTTGAGGACTCCATGGTGATAACTGCTACAACACCGCAAACACAGCCTGACAATGCTCAGACCTACAGGTTGGTGCAACTAGGAGCTAACCCCGATGATATGACGAATGTTGAAGTGAGTGAAATGATAGATGAGATCGTCAGCAACATTAACAAAACTGAACATGGACCCGCAGTGACGGAGAATGCAGAACCTACCTCAACTG CTACAACGCAGGAAAACGTTTTTAGCCTTGGATTAGAAAAAACTCCAAAACCTGCAGGAGAGTTACTGAAGGAAGCTGCAAATGCAATAAGAGAAAGGCAACCATCATTCATACAACAACGT AGACATTACTTGGATGGAACGCAAAGAAGATGGTAG